The genome window GGGCAGAAGACGTTCCCGGAGGCGCCGAACCTGCTCCGTCTCATGCTGGGCGAGGCGGAGACGCGCCCGGTAGCGTTCCAGGCGGAACATCTGCGGGAGCTGGAGGCCAACCTCGACGACATGAACCCGGAGTGGTTCGGGCCGCTGATCCAGACGCTCCTGGAGGAAGGAGCTTTGGACGTCTGGCTGACGCCTATCCAGATGAAGAAGGGCAGGCCGGGGACGCTACTGTCCGTCCTGGCCCGGCCGGAGGACGCCTCCCGACTGCGCGCCCGGATCTTCGCTGAGACGACCACCCTGGGCATCCGGGAGGCGGTTGTCGAGCGCTGGCCACTGCCACGGCGGATGGAGGTGGTGCAGACACCTTTCGGGGAGATCCGGGTGAAGCTGGCGGAGTTCGCCTCGGGCCGGTGGAAGGCATCCCCGGAGCACGACGATTGCCTGCGAGCCGCCCGAAAGGCCGGGGTCCCCGTGCGGGAGGTCTATCAGGCGGCCCTGGCGGCCGCGCTGGCACAGGATCTCATACAGCGTCGGGATTCCATGACGTAATCCGTTCGACACACGGTTGCGGAAGGCGTTCCCACATGAAACCCCTTGGTATGCTCATCGCCTGGTTGATGCTGTTCGGGCTGCTGACGGCGGGGGCTTCCCCCTCCCGGGCCTCCAACGGGGACCTGCCCGATCTCCGGCTCCCCCATGCCCCAGGAGAGCTGCTGGTCGGGCTACGGAATGTCCCCCTCCGGGCATCACCGGAGGCCCAGGTCACGGCTCTGGCCGCCGATCTGGACGCCGACGTGATGGAGCGAATCGACGCCCTGGGGATCGCCCGGCTGCGAGTGCCCGAGTCGCGGCTTGCCCTCGCGCTGTCCCGTCTGCGATCCGACCCTCGTGTGGACTGGGCCGAGCCCAACTACCTGTTCCGCCTCGACTTCACCCCCAACGATCCCCTGTATTCCTCGCATCAGGTGGCCTATCTGGGCCGGCTCAAGGTGGAGGATGCCTGGGACGTGACGACCGGACGATCCGACGTGATCATCGCCGTGCTGGACACCGGCGTGGACATGACCCATCCGGATCTGAAAGAGAGCATCTGGACCAATCCCGGCGAGGTGCCGGACAACGGGCTGGACGATGACGGCAATGGATTCGTGGATGATGTGCACGGATGGGACTTCGCCGATGAGGACAACGATCCATCCGACGATTATGGGCACGGGACCCACGTATCCGGCATCGCCGCCGCCCGGATCAACAACGCGGTGGGGATCGCCGGCATGGCCGGCGGGGCTACCATCATGCCGGTGGACGTATTCGGCGGCGGCATCGGCACTTACGCCGATCTGATCCAGGCCATCGTGTACGCCACCGACAACGGGGCGGACATCATTAATATGAGCCTGGGGGCGCTCTCGTACTCTCGGGGGGAGGAGGCCGCCGTGGAGTATGCCTGGCAGCGTGGGGTGATCCTGGTAGGCGCGGCCGGCAACTACGGCAACGGAGCGTGGCACTACCCCGCGGCACATGAGCACGTCATCGGCGTCGCCGCCACGGACGGAACCGATCGACGGGCCGGATTCTCCAGCTACGGGCCGTTCGTCTCGGTCAGCGCGCCCGGGCTGTCGATCATGTCGACGTATCGAGGCGGGCAGTACAACTATATGAGCGGCACCTCTATGGCCACGCCGCACGTCTCAGGGCTGGCCGCGCTGATCCTCTCC of Chloroflexota bacterium contains these proteins:
- a CDS encoding S8 family serine peptidase, which encodes MKPLGMLIAWLMLFGLLTAGASPSRASNGDLPDLRLPHAPGELLVGLRNVPLRASPEAQVTALAADLDADVMERIDALGIARLRVPESRLALALSRLRSDPRVDWAEPNYLFRLDFTPNDPLYSSHQVAYLGRLKVEDAWDVTTGRSDVIIAVLDTGVDMTHPDLKESIWTNPGEVPDNGLDDDGNGFVDDVHGWDFADEDNDPSDDYGHGTHVSGIAAARINNAVGIAGMAGGATIMPVDVFGGGIGTYADLIQAIVYATDNGADIINMSLGALSYSRGEEAAVEYAWQRGVILVGAAGNYGNGAWHYPAAHEHVIGVAATDGTDRRAGFSSYGPFVSVSAPGLSIMSTYRGGQYNYMSGTSMATPHVSGLAALILSRNPTLSNAQVRSIIESTADDLGDPGWDPYYGHGRINAGRALAAVPAPPDPLPTPEPRPTPEPIWPAGCEDLLQEGSFETSPSAVWHLEGEADIRASVAYTGTQALHLAGVSGASGVAWQEVRVPFTITAATLAFAFRIDNRDFRIGPDPKDPSRDHLRVEFRDAAGGSLISLLRTGNAADTVADGLPWDQYLYMLTTSDLAVLRQAGRVRLSFYGDNGTDDLPTDFYIDNVRFCVQTTPSSQWPYHLWFATVE